One genomic region from Athalia rosae chromosome 3, iyAthRosa1.1, whole genome shotgun sequence encodes:
- the LOC105689891 gene encoding serine/threonine-protein kinase dst1-like isoform X2: MATNPKSSSMLGRRALAVSQKNLYGYSKRTKHRDERSREQLEVSLLPISFKTAKVIGKGSTGTVLEVAVGNRKSYALKIIRNDDVQSFEEILIHKQLSHPNIIQYHSHWKEQWANTFTVLGKFGRTFWKILFQQLIKSLKVKIENCGLIFIRMECCKQTVADAISKGLYKNQTGLRLTFLGILDGVAYLHQQGIIHGDIKTENIGVNSEGQDPKLMDFGNSMLYSPNSCYEHQSDIYCTGIVFFEMFFGPLTSDERQNLICDFIRNDNLPPIQNRHGSQHFRPLLKAMLDQSEDENPTAEELRNFEFIQPTAEKLQNSEYFQPTSGVGASKHCSAKIDLPNIFNLCSSFLCALQAGNILGIVCSVLCVVIIILLLVLDASYLSSKESYRLCRSSIFCENRWTCRKKDKFLSVSKHALSRLARY, encoded by the exons ATGGCGACAAATCCAAAAAGTAGCAGCATGCTAGGGAGACGAG CTCTAGCTGTATCACAGAAAAATTTGTACGGTTACTCAAAAAGAACTAAACACCGAGATGAGAGATCAAGAGAGCAGCTCGAAGTTTCTCTATTACCCATTAGTTTTAAAACTGCTAAAGTAATTGGAAAAGGCTCAACTGGTACAGTACTTGAAGTAGCTGTAGGGAACAGAAAATCCTATGCCTTGAAAATTATCAGGAATGATGATGTACAGAGCTTTGAAGAGATTCTAATACATAAGCAACTTTCTCATCCCAACATCATTCAATACCACAGCCATTGGAAAGAACAGTGGGCAAACACTTTCACAGTCTTAGGAAAGTTTGGTCGTACATTTTGGAAGATACTGTTTCAGCAACTGATAAAAAGTTTAAA agtgaaaatagaaaattgtgGACTCATCTTCATTAGAATGGAATGTTGCAAACAAACTGTCGCAGATGCAATTTCGAAAGGGTTATATAAGAATCAGACCGGGCTACGTCTAACTTTTCTTGGAATACTTGACGGTGTTGCTTATCTACACCAGCAAGGCATCATCCATGGAGATATAAAAACTGAGAATATTGGCGTCAACAGTGAAGGGCAGGATCCAAAGCTgatggactttggaaattcca TGCTGTACAGTCCGAATTCATGTTATGAACACCAGAGCGACATCTACTGTACTGGTATCGTCTTCTTTGAGATGTTCTTTGGGCCCTTAACTAGTGATGAGAGGCAAAATCTGATTTGTGACTTCATCCGCAATGATAATCTACCACCTATACAAAATAGGCATGGTTCACAGCATTTCAGGCCTCTTTTGAA GGCCATGTTAGATCAAAGTGAAGATGAAAACCCCACTGCAGAAGAGCTACGGAATTTCGAGTTCATCCAACCCACTGCGGAAAAGCTACAGAATTCTGAGTACTTCCAACCCACTTCAGGTGTTGGGGCATCAAAACACTGCTCTGCAAAGATAGATTTACctaatattttcaatctttgCTCGTCGTTTCTGTGCGCTCTTCAGGCGGGAAACATACTTGGTATTGTTTGTAGTGTGTTGTGTGTAGTTATCataatcttattgttagtgctTGACGCAAGTTACTTGTCGTCAAAGGAAAGCTATCGTCTATGCcgttcatcaattttttgcgAAAACAGGTGGacgtgtagaaaaaaagataagttTCTCAGCGTATCGAAACATGCTTTATCGCGACTTGCGCGTTATTAG
- the LOC105689891 gene encoding MAP kinase kinase MKK1/SSP32-like isoform X1 translates to MFTLNIVHSGSTVILLDRNIFILVAKIFFGSLESSSSTLNNVTEAHSAPIVTVMATNPKSSSMLGRRALAVSQKNLYGYSKRTKHRDERSREQLEVSLLPISFKTAKVIGKGSTGTVLEVAVGNRKSYALKIIRNDDVQSFEEILIHKQLSHPNIIQYHSHWKEQWANTFTVLGKFGRTFWKILFQQLIKSLKVKIENCGLIFIRMECCKQTVADAISKGLYKNQTGLRLTFLGILDGVAYLHQQGIIHGDIKTENIGVNSEGQDPKLMDFGNSMLYSPNSCYEHQSDIYCTGIVFFEMFFGPLTSDERQNLICDFIRNDNLPPIQNRHGSQHFRPLLKAMLDQSEDENPTAEELRNFEFIQPTAEKLQNSEYFQPTSGVGASKHCSAKIDLPNIFNLCSSFLCALQAGNILGIVCSVLCVVIIILLLVLDASYLSSKESYRLCRSSIFCENRWTCRKKDKFLSVSKHALSRLARY, encoded by the exons ATGTTTACTCTAAATATTGTTCATTCTGGTTCGACTGTGATTCTTTTagatagaaatatttttatattggtagcaaaaatttttttcggaagtttggaaag TTCATCGTCCACTCTGAATAACGTTACTGAAGCCCACTCCGCCCCCATCGTGACAGTGATGGCGACAAATCCAAAAAGTAGCAGCATGCTAGGGAGACGAG CTCTAGCTGTATCACAGAAAAATTTGTACGGTTACTCAAAAAGAACTAAACACCGAGATGAGAGATCAAGAGAGCAGCTCGAAGTTTCTCTATTACCCATTAGTTTTAAAACTGCTAAAGTAATTGGAAAAGGCTCAACTGGTACAGTACTTGAAGTAGCTGTAGGGAACAGAAAATCCTATGCCTTGAAAATTATCAGGAATGATGATGTACAGAGCTTTGAAGAGATTCTAATACATAAGCAACTTTCTCATCCCAACATCATTCAATACCACAGCCATTGGAAAGAACAGTGGGCAAACACTTTCACAGTCTTAGGAAAGTTTGGTCGTACATTTTGGAAGATACTGTTTCAGCAACTGATAAAAAGTTTAAA agtgaaaatagaaaattgtgGACTCATCTTCATTAGAATGGAATGTTGCAAACAAACTGTCGCAGATGCAATTTCGAAAGGGTTATATAAGAATCAGACCGGGCTACGTCTAACTTTTCTTGGAATACTTGACGGTGTTGCTTATCTACACCAGCAAGGCATCATCCATGGAGATATAAAAACTGAGAATATTGGCGTCAACAGTGAAGGGCAGGATCCAAAGCTgatggactttggaaattcca TGCTGTACAGTCCGAATTCATGTTATGAACACCAGAGCGACATCTACTGTACTGGTATCGTCTTCTTTGAGATGTTCTTTGGGCCCTTAACTAGTGATGAGAGGCAAAATCTGATTTGTGACTTCATCCGCAATGATAATCTACCACCTATACAAAATAGGCATGGTTCACAGCATTTCAGGCCTCTTTTGAA GGCCATGTTAGATCAAAGTGAAGATGAAAACCCCACTGCAGAAGAGCTACGGAATTTCGAGTTCATCCAACCCACTGCGGAAAAGCTACAGAATTCTGAGTACTTCCAACCCACTTCAGGTGTTGGGGCATCAAAACACTGCTCTGCAAAGATAGATTTACctaatattttcaatctttgCTCGTCGTTTCTGTGCGCTCTTCAGGCGGGAAACATACTTGGTATTGTTTGTAGTGTGTTGTGTGTAGTTATCataatcttattgttagtgctTGACGCAAGTTACTTGTCGTCAAAGGAAAGCTATCGTCTATGCcgttcatcaattttttgcgAAAACAGGTGGacgtgtagaaaaaaagataagttTCTCAGCGTATCGAAACATGCTTTATCGCGACTTGCGCGTTATTAG
- the LOC105689890 gene encoding NF-kappa-B essential modulator isoform X1, which yields MASFQQQCEPSRSTVSMDSIEPASLLEANIRAGITDENHLRSLGFIMNDGRPRFKIDEPVGNGVNSNTLGSGFNAIRSTSNSIDPDDESFVVLGKDSLSSIRASSLASLAQIQQKSSTADYNSVISSLTAEETEKKLKELLQENIKLKETLQQNNLAMKQQFNTIAAWQEEISKVHQSHKQKFSETKELINQLKKENSDLKMKAFQGSGTSTDLDLKVRDLEAKLTESVEAQNLVQSARELELQELNSKLSKELADSKLACGVLTADVQRHMALSTRLCQQLKQADVTIEGLKLDVEKLELNLKEKEELSSLADFSLIAMTSKQAQASDMGKEKAQEREEENKRLRELISSLEQQLNVTCQTSLPPIEIQTANPRNQALSEDHLQFLQNVKQYNDILQRVSECWGQQGTRHITVQESLQEAIGILQDLEKARGNEQVFVEKQDKLVTCRVRLNDERLQMMNERQEMIKAQSQFQKVFSDYNSVLYELEIMHEENAKLSCSQNKNIEVSVEEHVLRKSPVNKNEDSARNKKLIEEANTDILSGTITLAKEIEAKNALQTECSSLGQTLAQLKIAKEAEQQRFLAEKKHLQKVVQELEAKNKNLEESLKLNAEVVDRLQRDIASLKKQNERIPHIEAQVQIYEEDFKEEREARQRSVQEKEKLLTELKNLQKLHMDLVATLQGQRASAPHLQQQSQQQQSQWQSLSRPEFQTERDSEVSVSTPVITAFSCPKCSLSFKAMRPLQEHVEACLELQ from the exons ATGGCAAGTTTTCAACAACAGTGTGAAC CATCACGAAGCACGGTATCAATGGATTCTATTGAACCTGCAAGTTTGTTGGAGGCTAATATCAGAGCTGGCATAACTGATGAAAATCATCTTCGAAGTCTCGGCTTCATTATGAATGATGGTAGGCCAAGGTTCAAGATAGATGAACCTGTAGGCAACGGGGTAAATTCGAATACTCTAGGATCTGGGTTTAACGCAATTCGATCAACTTCTAATTCTATAGACCCAGATGACGAATCCTTTGTGGTATTGGGTAAAGATTCGTTGAGCTCGATTCGAGCCTCATCTTTAGCATCACTTGCCCAGATTCAACAGAAAAGCTCAACAGCT gACTACAATTCAGTAATTTCTTCCTTAACTGCTGAGGAAACTGAGAAGAAGCTCAAAGAACTGTTACAGGAAAATATCAAGCTTAAGGAAACTCTGCAACAGAACAATTTGGCTATGAAACAACAATTCAATACCATTGCTGCTTGGCAAGAAGAAATATCTAAAGTTCATCAGAGCCACAAGCAAAAATTCAGTGAAACTAAGGAACTAATCAAccagttgaaaaaagaaaactccgATCTAAAGATGAAGGCTTTTCAAGGTTCGGGAACCAGCACCGATCTTGATTTAAAG GTGAGAGATTTAGAGGCCAAGTTGACAGAATCTGTAGAAGCTCAAAACTTGGTGCAATCAGCAAGAGAACTTGAACTTCAAGAGCTGAATTCGAAACTATCGAAGGAGTTGGCTGATTCAAAATTAGCTTGTGGAGTCTTAACTGCTGATGTACAGCGTCATATGGCTTTATCAACTCGTCTTTGTCAGCAACTGAAACAGGCTGATGTAACCATTGAAGGATTGAAACTGGATGTGGAAAAACTAGAgttaaatttgaaagaaaaagaagaactgaGCAGCCTTGCAGACTTCAGTTTAATCGCTATGACATCAAAGCAAGCACAAGCGTCAGATATGGGCAAGGAAAAAGCCCAGGAacgtgaagaagaaaataaacgtCTTAGAGAATTGATCTCTTCGTTAGAGCAACAATTAAATGTTACCTGTCAAACC TCATTGCCACCAATTGAAATTCAGACAGCTAATCCTCGCAACCAGGCACTATCGGAAGATCATCTTCAGTTTCTGCAGAATGTTAAGCAATATAATGATATATTGCAGAGAGTATCAGAATGTTGGGGCCAGCAAGGCACGCGTCACATTACTGTACAAGAATCTCTGCAGGAAGCTATCGGTATACTACAAGATTTAGAAAAAGCGAGAGG GAACGAACAGGTTTTTGTTGAAAAGCAAGACAAGTTAGTGACGTGTAGAGTCAGATTGAATGATGAGCGATTACAAATGATGAATGAAAGGCAAGAAATGATAAAAGCTCAGAGCCAatttcaaaaagttttttccgaTTATAATTCTGTTCTTTACGAGCTGGAAATTATGCACGAAGAAAATGCGAAGCTGAGCTGTTCCCAGAATAAAAAT ATTGAAGTGTCTGTAGAAGAACATGTTCTGCGAAAATCACCtgtgaataaaaacgaagattcagctagaaataaaaaattgatagaagaaGCTAACACCGATATCTTGTCAGGAACAATTACTCTTGCTAAGGAAATAGAAGCCAAAAATGCATTACAAACTGAGTGCAGCAGTCTTGGGCAGACTCTTGCTCAATTAAAAATAGCAAAAGAAGCAGAACAGCAAAGGTTCTTGGCAGAAAAGAAACATTTACAAAAAGTTGTTCAGGAACTAGaagccaaaaacaaaaacttggaagaaagtttgaaattgaatgCCGAAGTAGTTGACCGCTTGCAAAGAGATATTGCTTCCTTAAAGAAACAA AATGAAAGAATTCCACACATAGAAGCTCAAGTGCAGATTTACGAGGAAGATtttaaagaagaaagagaagccAGGCAGAGATCGGTGCAGGAGAAAGAGAAGCTTCTGACTGAActcaaaaatttgcaaaaacttCACATGGATTTAGTAGCTACTCTTCAAGGGCAACGAGCATCTGCACCACACCTACAACAGCAGAGCCAACAACAGCAAAGCCAGTGGCAATCACTTTCCCGTCCGGAGTTCCAAACCGAAAGG GATTCGGAAGTGTCTGTATCAACCCCTGTAATCACAGCATTCTCATGTCCAAAGTGCAGCCTGTCTTTCAAAGCTATGAGACCTCTACAGGAACACGTCGAAGCATGCTTGGAACTCCAATGA
- the LOC105689764 gene encoding protein FAM98B-like: MIRPIYFVLLFAVFICVSAGPAIDLGSQIAPEVGPSPEQPIPGPEGADPNIGEKSDLEAEASHWGHYGYYRPRWGHYHGGWGGRGYGWGGRGHGYWGGGWGGGWGSRYWY, encoded by the exons ATGATACGACCGATATATTTT GTATTGCTCTTCGCAGTTTTTATCTGCGTATCCGCAGGACCTGCGATCGATCTGGGGTCTCAAATAGCACCAGAAGTTGGACCGTCACCGGAACAGCCTATTCCCGGTCCTGAAGGCGCAGACCCTAACattggggaaaaaagtgaTCTGGAAGCCGAAGCTTCGCATTGGGG ACACTACGGATACTACAGACCGAGATGGGGCCATTATCACGGAGGCTGGGGTGGCAGAGGATACGGATGGGGTGGTAGAGGTCACGGATATTGGGGTGGCGGATGGGGTGGTGGTTGGGGTTCCCGTTATTGGTACTAA
- the LOC105689890 gene encoding optineurin isoform X2, whose translation MASFQQQCEPSRSTVSMDSIEPASLLEANIRAGITDENHLRSLGFIMNDGRPRFKIDEPVGNGVNSNTLGSGFNAIRSTSNSIDPDDESFVVLGKDSLSSIRASSLASLAQIQQKSSTADYNSVISSLTAEETEKKLKELLQENIKLKETLQQNNLAMKQQFNTIAAWQEEISKVHQSHKQKFSETKELINQLKKENSDLKMKAFQGSGTSTDLDLKVRDLEAKLTESVEAQNLVQSARELELQELNSKLSKELADSKLACGVLTADVQRHMALSTRLCQQLKQADVTIEGLKLDVEKLELNLKEKEELSSLADFSLIAMTSKQAQASDMGKEKAQEREEENKRLRELISSLEQQLNVTCQTSLPPIEIQTANPRNQALSEDHLQFLQNVKQYNDILQRVSECWGQQGTRHITVQESLQEAIGILQDLEKARGNEQVFVEKQDKLVTCRVRLNDERLQMMNERQEMIKAQSQFQKVFSDYNSVLYELEIMHEENAKLSCSQNKNIEVSVEEHVLRKSPVNKNEDSARNKKLIEEANTDILSGTITLAKEIEAKNALQTECSSLGQTLAQLKIAKEAEQQRFLAEKKHLQKVVQELEAKNKNLEESLKLNAEVVDRLQRDIASLKKQNERIPHIEAQVQIYEEDFKEEREARQRSVQEKEKLLTELKNLQKLHMDLVATLQGQRASAPHLQQQSQQQQSQWQSLSRPEFQTERLQSQYCPACQDYTNPGEWHGWGFCQAID comes from the exons ATGGCAAGTTTTCAACAACAGTGTGAAC CATCACGAAGCACGGTATCAATGGATTCTATTGAACCTGCAAGTTTGTTGGAGGCTAATATCAGAGCTGGCATAACTGATGAAAATCATCTTCGAAGTCTCGGCTTCATTATGAATGATGGTAGGCCAAGGTTCAAGATAGATGAACCTGTAGGCAACGGGGTAAATTCGAATACTCTAGGATCTGGGTTTAACGCAATTCGATCAACTTCTAATTCTATAGACCCAGATGACGAATCCTTTGTGGTATTGGGTAAAGATTCGTTGAGCTCGATTCGAGCCTCATCTTTAGCATCACTTGCCCAGATTCAACAGAAAAGCTCAACAGCT gACTACAATTCAGTAATTTCTTCCTTAACTGCTGAGGAAACTGAGAAGAAGCTCAAAGAACTGTTACAGGAAAATATCAAGCTTAAGGAAACTCTGCAACAGAACAATTTGGCTATGAAACAACAATTCAATACCATTGCTGCTTGGCAAGAAGAAATATCTAAAGTTCATCAGAGCCACAAGCAAAAATTCAGTGAAACTAAGGAACTAATCAAccagttgaaaaaagaaaactccgATCTAAAGATGAAGGCTTTTCAAGGTTCGGGAACCAGCACCGATCTTGATTTAAAG GTGAGAGATTTAGAGGCCAAGTTGACAGAATCTGTAGAAGCTCAAAACTTGGTGCAATCAGCAAGAGAACTTGAACTTCAAGAGCTGAATTCGAAACTATCGAAGGAGTTGGCTGATTCAAAATTAGCTTGTGGAGTCTTAACTGCTGATGTACAGCGTCATATGGCTTTATCAACTCGTCTTTGTCAGCAACTGAAACAGGCTGATGTAACCATTGAAGGATTGAAACTGGATGTGGAAAAACTAGAgttaaatttgaaagaaaaagaagaactgaGCAGCCTTGCAGACTTCAGTTTAATCGCTATGACATCAAAGCAAGCACAAGCGTCAGATATGGGCAAGGAAAAAGCCCAGGAacgtgaagaagaaaataaacgtCTTAGAGAATTGATCTCTTCGTTAGAGCAACAATTAAATGTTACCTGTCAAACC TCATTGCCACCAATTGAAATTCAGACAGCTAATCCTCGCAACCAGGCACTATCGGAAGATCATCTTCAGTTTCTGCAGAATGTTAAGCAATATAATGATATATTGCAGAGAGTATCAGAATGTTGGGGCCAGCAAGGCACGCGTCACATTACTGTACAAGAATCTCTGCAGGAAGCTATCGGTATACTACAAGATTTAGAAAAAGCGAGAGG GAACGAACAGGTTTTTGTTGAAAAGCAAGACAAGTTAGTGACGTGTAGAGTCAGATTGAATGATGAGCGATTACAAATGATGAATGAAAGGCAAGAAATGATAAAAGCTCAGAGCCAatttcaaaaagttttttccgaTTATAATTCTGTTCTTTACGAGCTGGAAATTATGCACGAAGAAAATGCGAAGCTGAGCTGTTCCCAGAATAAAAAT ATTGAAGTGTCTGTAGAAGAACATGTTCTGCGAAAATCACCtgtgaataaaaacgaagattcagctagaaataaaaaattgatagaagaaGCTAACACCGATATCTTGTCAGGAACAATTACTCTTGCTAAGGAAATAGAAGCCAAAAATGCATTACAAACTGAGTGCAGCAGTCTTGGGCAGACTCTTGCTCAATTAAAAATAGCAAAAGAAGCAGAACAGCAAAGGTTCTTGGCAGAAAAGAAACATTTACAAAAAGTTGTTCAGGAACTAGaagccaaaaacaaaaacttggaagaaagtttgaaattgaatgCCGAAGTAGTTGACCGCTTGCAAAGAGATATTGCTTCCTTAAAGAAACAA AATGAAAGAATTCCACACATAGAAGCTCAAGTGCAGATTTACGAGGAAGATtttaaagaagaaagagaagccAGGCAGAGATCGGTGCAGGAGAAAGAGAAGCTTCTGACTGAActcaaaaatttgcaaaaacttCACATGGATTTAGTAGCTACTCTTCAAGGGCAACGAGCATCTGCACCACACCTACAACAGCAGAGCCAACAACAGCAAAGCCAGTGGCAATCACTTTCCCGTCCGGAGTTCCAAACCGAAAGG CTCCAGAGCCAGTATTGTCCAGCTTGTCAAGATTATACCAACCCTGGCGAGTGGCATGGATGGGGCTTCTGTCAGGCCATTGACTAA